One genomic window of Mauremys mutica isolate MM-2020 ecotype Southern chromosome 5, ASM2049712v1, whole genome shotgun sequence includes the following:
- the LOC123371658 gene encoding homeobox protein not2-like isoform X1, with protein sequence MLTTTLLPFGLPAPALLPYPGSPPLGHSPKAPAGKSFTIDALLGRSEPSPPPPPGAGRWDPGWPASAWPGGALQLCAQAHPLLQPRPLYPVCYPALAGWRAPLRAPGYLLSKCCAPGFRAKSGKSKRVRTIFTSEQLARLEKEFARQQYMVGTERCLLASALHLTEEQVKVWFQNRRIKWRKQSLEQQQAKLVKMGLATAQTSQDSQTHQGEEGDRDFTKKSTDDQEGLSSPHLE encoded by the exons ATGCTGACTAcgaccctgctgccctttgggCTGCCGGCTCCGGCCCTGCTGCCTTACCCCGGCTCCCCGCCCCTCGGACACTCCCCCAAGGCTCCGGCGGGGAAATCCTTCACCATCGACGCTCTCCTGGGCCGGTCAGAGCcctcgccgccgccgcctcctggCGCCGGgcgctgggaccccggctggccaGCGAGCGCCTGGCCGGGCGGTGCGCTCCAGCTGTGCGCCCAGGcgcaccccctgctgcagccGCGGCCGCTCTACCCCGTCTGCTACCCGGCCCTGGCGGGCTGGCGGGCCCCGCTCAGAGCCCCAG GGTATCTGCTCTCCAAATGCTGcgccccaggcttcagagccaaGTCGGGCAAATCCAAGCGGGTCAGGACCATCTTCACCAGCGAGCAGCTGGCCCGGCTGGAGAAGGAGTTCGCCCGGCAGCAGTACATGGTGGGCACCGAGCGGTGTCTGCTGGCCTCCGCTCTGCACCTCaccgaggagcag GTGAAAGTCTGGTTCCAGAACAGACGGATCAAGTGGAGGAAGCAGAGCCTGGAACAGCAACAAGCCAAACTGGTGAAGATGGGTCTGGCCACAGCCCAAACGAGCCAGGATTCGCAGACCCaccagggagaggaaggggacaGGGACTTTACCAAGAAATCTACCGATGATCAGGAAGGTTTGTCCTCCCCTCACTTGGAGTAA
- the LOC123371658 gene encoding homeobox protein not2-like isoform X2, producing MLTTTLLPFGLPAPALLPYPGSPPLGHSPKAPAGKSFTIDALLGRSEPSPPPPPGAGRWDPGWPASAWPGGALQLCAQAHPLLQPRPLYPVCYPALAGWRAPLRAPGYLLSKCCAPGFRAKSGKSKRVRTIFTSEQLARLEKEFARQQYMVGTERCLLASALHLTEEQVGNRGTDRPVAQQGIHPQTNHWTFSPLNTSGCCYHGKLP from the exons ATGCTGACTAcgaccctgctgccctttgggCTGCCGGCTCCGGCCCTGCTGCCTTACCCCGGCTCCCCGCCCCTCGGACACTCCCCCAAGGCTCCGGCGGGGAAATCCTTCACCATCGACGCTCTCCTGGGCCGGTCAGAGCcctcgccgccgccgcctcctggCGCCGGgcgctgggaccccggctggccaGCGAGCGCCTGGCCGGGCGGTGCGCTCCAGCTGTGCGCCCAGGcgcaccccctgctgcagccGCGGCCGCTCTACCCCGTCTGCTACCCGGCCCTGGCGGGCTGGCGGGCCCCGCTCAGAGCCCCAG GGTATCTGCTCTCCAAATGCTGcgccccaggcttcagagccaaGTCGGGCAAATCCAAGCGGGTCAGGACCATCTTCACCAGCGAGCAGCTGGCCCGGCTGGAGAAGGAGTTCGCCCGGCAGCAGTACATGGTGGGCACCGAGCGGTGTCTGCTGGCCTCCGCTCTGCACCTCaccgaggagcag GTGGGGAACCGAGGAACAGACAGGCCTGTAGCACAGCAGGGAATTCACCCCCAGACTAACCATTGGACCTTTTCCCCACTCAACACCTCTGGATGCTGCTACCATGGCAAGCTGCCCTGA